CACTTGCTTTTTTCTAGTggctcccctcaatggaatgttgatTTCATTAAGGTAGCTCAAGACTGGGAGTTGGAGGAGATCACAGAGTTCTTTGCGGCACTGTATTCTGTACGTATGACTGAGGGTACTGTGGATTGGAGGATTTGGAGCCCTTCCACAAAAGGTAAATTCACTGTCAGATCACTCCACAGAGTTTTGACGAGTCCAGGCATACAttcatttccatggaagagtatttggcaGATGAAAACTCCTTCCAAAGCCGCCTTTTTCATTTGGACAGCAGCATTGGACAAAATCCTCACCAcagataatttaaggaaactTCGGTTAATGTTGTTGGactggtgttacatgtgtaagaaagaGGGTGAATCAGTAGACCATCTATTTCTACATTGCGAGGTGGCAAAGACCTTGTGGGACTATTTTTTTACAGGACTTGGCGTATCGTGGGTCATGCCttttagattggtggattttctagcTAGTTGGAGAGGTCTCCGAGGGAACTTACAAGTTGTAGCAATCTGGAAAATGGTCCCTATTTGCATGTGTTAGTGTATATGGCTGGaacgaaatgatagaagcttcgaAAACCGCGAGAAGACAATGGAGGagtttctttaaaacattgttttcaTGGGTGGGGGCCATTGTTTGTAACAGACTAAGTGTCCATGATTTTTTACTATCGTttgtaaactctagttaggtatttctcatgtatactccctgtatacttgggttttgcctacttttatgaataaaatactttgattaccgataaaaaaaaaaaaaaaaatcaattgcttGAAGACTGAAAATCATCAAATCATCCTGTTTAATGAAGTACTACGTTATTACTAGTCTAACTTTAGCTAGAACTGAAAATTATCCTGCTTTATGGAGTACTATATTGTTGGCAGTCTAACTTTTGTTAGAAGCTAAGTTCAATCACATCAAGTTTTCTGTTTGCCTAACCAAAATAACTAACATCTTACTTTCCTGTACATTCAAACAAGCAGCAAAAACAATCTGAAGTCCTGTCGGATCACTTCTTACCTATaacttctcttctcttcccaTATAACTTAAATTTCCAGACACTCTATGTTGTTTCCTTTTTATGTTCCCTATAGGTGTGGACGGTGGATTCTCTTTTAACCTCatgctttcttctttttgaGAGTTAACTTACTACACATGCATAACAAACTATTTCTGCTTTAGTTTATTGAATGCTTGTACCTACCTGTGATGCCTTAAGTGACTTGTAATTTCAGGCTGAGCATGGTCCTGATAGTCAGGTTGTTCTTGTCATCACTGGGGATGGTGTGGATTTAGAAGCTATAGAGAAGGAGATTAAGCAGCAGTGCCAAAGTCTTCCAAGGGGAGAGATTGCTTTGAAAGCATTGAGCCACAGTTTCACAGTGTTTGCTCGTGATATGGTTGAGGTTAGTCCTATTATCATGACTAGATGTTTCTAAGCCTCTATCAACCCATTTTATGTGCATCTTTGGGGTATTTTTACAGTTGTGCCCGGCATTTCCATTCATGAAATGTTCTATCTGTTCCAAGAGTCAGAGAGTCCTGTTGAATAAATGAGTTTGATATGTGTATCAGTTTGGTTTTTGTCGCTTTGACAGGTCTGACTTcgttggttttttttaaatacataaaatgcGTGTTCGAGAAAGACTCCCCAGAGCTGCAACCTGTGATCTCATCATTGCTTTCCTTTGTGTGGCCCAGTTGTAAATCTTGATTGTCTCCAACACCTTAGATCATATATACTCTTAGATATCTACATACATTCTTGAGTTGACAAGAGTCATTTTTTAGGGAGATTCTTTGAGGGTAGGCCAAGCTATCCAAAGCAAGGAGCGCAATGACTAGAATGTTGGTCCAGAAATTACTGATATCACAAGGAATGTGGTTCGTAATGAATTTTGGGACTTCAGGTTCATGCCACAAAGTGCAAATTGTGCAGCACATAAATTGGCTAGATGGCGACTCACAAAGCCTTATGTGGACATATAACAATCACCAATTATCTGTAGACGTTTTTAATGCTGACAATCTATTGTACTCCCCTTGTTTTGCACCATTAGTAGAATATTTCCTTCTCAAGTAGcttaggaaaaaagaaaagaaaaggaaacttGATGATATGAAATATGTAGATCCTTAGCATTTATCGCTCTCATATAATCATCGGTATGTGCACAAAAGCATGTGCGTGTATACTTGAAAATGTTTTTGCTTATTTGTCTTGctgtttgaaataattttatttttattttttggtctttTCAGGCAGTCTCTTTCTCAAACATGTATGCACCTGAGCATCTGATTATTAACGTGAAGGATGCAGAAAAGTGGGAGAGTTTCATTGAGAACGCAGGTGAACTGTTGTAATTTTGGCATCATAATTATCTGCACTCaactttttattctttatggatGTTAAAGTACCTTTGAAACTACTAAGGGTTATGCAGTATTAGTCCACACTTTTTTTCCCTGAGCAGTGTCAGTCCGCTTAAGggatgttttttttcttattggcactgggtgtctgGGAACAAAGTCCCAACTTAGGTGCACAGGCTCTCGGCAAGGAATTTTCCACGAGTTCACcccgggtaattcaagggaaaattcCCCGTCCAATGTCCCCtataaattgtttgcacccaagggtttgAACCTTAGATCTAGAGAGATCATACCGCCAAGCCCAAGGCTCTTACCACCTGAGCCAATTCATAGGGGTTACCTAAGGAAAGTTCTTGGATGGGTATTTGGATATGATCCCATCCTTTTGCCTTTATTGCATAAAATGGCTGCTCTTAGGACTGAGACATTGCACTAGGGGTTACCACCTGAGATTTTTGCTTCACACCAGACTATAGACCCTACATTTGATGCCACTAAATCTATCAGTGGGAACCACAGACCTTTTGACTTTCTTCTGCCCCTGCTTGTTCAATTCATTGCAATGGTTGaatacaattttcttgtagaatATCCCAATTATAGCAAAAGGACTGTCAAAGATCCTTCTGAAACAGAATGATATCTGGAAGACCCAGTTGTGGTGGAGACTGTCGGATTGTCTTGTCAGAACTGTCTTCATATTATCTTCTCAAGTCTCAAAAGGATTATCATGTGCTTGATTCCTTCTGCAGGCTCTGTATTTTTAGGGCAGTGGACACCAGAGAGCGTGGGAGATTATGCAAGCGGGACGAACCATGTTCTTCCAACATATGGGTATGCAAGGATGTATGGCGGCGTGTCTTTGGACTCGTTCCTGAAGTACATGACGGTACAATCTTTGACCGAGGAAGGTCTGATAAAGCTTGGGCCATATGTGGCAGCAATGGCGGAAGTTGAGGGGCTTGAAGCACACAAAAGAGCTGTAACTCTTAGGCTTCAGGATATTGAAGCTAAGCAGGTTTCTGGTATGAGATGATGCTCCAATTGTGGACTATTGGCATTTACAAAACGTGACCATGATGGACTTGCTCCCTATCAAACCCCTTGGCTGCAAAGCTGCCCTCCCTAGGATATTTATTGATTGATTGTTGCATCATAGGGTAGCAATGTTCTTAAACGAATCAGGTTGAGGACTTTGTGGAGTTCGATCAAATATCTACAGATCTTTGTATTTTGGTGGTCAGCTATTTTGATGAAATGTGAATGACCATAATTACGAGACACGGCCcaatatttattcattgtggGAATAAGGAAAGAAAACCTCTggaaaactaattattttttaatataatgttaCATGCAGTTATGGAGTGCACAAGCGCAGTAGTGcattgctttgaaaaagagtggaattcattattaaaaaataaatttttttttttatgtggattttatattttttcactttttttaaagtgattgtatgACGTTTGTGCATTCACGACTGtgattatcatttttgttttagtaAAGACTTGGTAAGATAATCTTTTTACGAATTCTTGGTTTAGTAAAAGGTTTATTAAAAATTCAGTTTAGAAGAAAATTGATTGACATATCATTGTCTAAAATCACTTTTGTAGGACTCGTGTTGACGAAGTAATTCTCTCCCCATGCATATGGAAAATTTAACAAACTATAATATCATCTTACTTTTATTCCATTTTGATGCGATGTTATTTCTCATAAACTCTttccaattatttatttaatttaaataagtgATAATCAAATGATGATGGAAAGTGTCGTTTATAATTTGCTTGATTTGAACTTTACTCAAACTTTATAGAATTTAATTGCGCTATGTTTTGACGCTAAATATGTCaacatgattctttttttttttttttttttctaagctaaAAAAGAAAGTATCATGTTGACAATTCatccattttcatttatttgaacTATGAAGAACTGGTGTTGCCAATTCAGCATGGAAGATATTGTGGGAATTTGTAATTCTTAAGGGGTaatgatcaccaaacggtgtactCCTTGGAATGACACTGAACATACGTTCCTAAAGTAATCAACAAATAACTTGAtagtaattgaaaaattaaaaaaaggggtCTTTTGGAGCTTAGTACTTTGGAACATAAAGATTCTATATggaagggaaagaagaaaataggaataaaaaggaaaatccaTTAGAACCTTATTCTGTGGCAGAAAActcaaaagataaaagagaaaaaaagggtaCCTAAGTTTGACAACACTACTTGATCTTCACAACAAAACGTAAACAAGCTACATTTCGGTTAAACTTGAACAAGATCCACTTGTAAACTTGTACATGTAGCAAATACAAACATTCAATTGATCACTCAAATGACAATACTCCTGAATAGCAAAACAATGCACACAAACTCGATCACTCAAATAACAATACTCCTGAATAGCAAAACAATGCACAAACTCGATCACTCAAATAACAATACTCCTGAATAGCAAAACAATGCACACAAACTCATGCCACTAAGGCCATGACAAATTAACAATTCACACCCAGATACAATCACCAGGGGAAATTATCACGGCTTCTCTAGAACTTTGACTGGATAAACTTGACGACATTCTTATCCACCCGGAAAGCCTTTGCAAGAATGTCACTAGGAGTATCTGGATTCGACCCAAACACAGCGTTGGCAATGGTTATAACACCTGGGTTTTGACTGCTTAGAGCTGCAATGGCAATGGCCATTTCCTTACCAACATTTCTTTGGAAATGGATGAGGCCAATTGGGAATACATACACATCACCCTTCTTTAGCACCTTTGTGATTAGGCGGTTTTCGGGGTTTGAAGTGACAAACCCAACTTCAAGGCAACCTTTCAAGACTGTCAAGATTTCGGTTGCACGAGGGTGGGTGTGGGGAGGATTGATACCCCATGGTGCGTAGTCAATACGAACAAGAGAGATGCCAAGAGTGTTAAGTCCTGGAAGTTGGGCTACAGTCACTGCAGTCACGTTTGACCCAACTGCGTTTGATGTGTTGCCCGCCATCTGAAGCCCGCTGAAGGAAAAATCATTGGCTTGAACTGTCTTAGGATCCTTGCAGACAAAACCATTGACGAGCACTGCCATGAAGTAGAACATATCGAAATAAGAAACACTTAAGCCACTTGAAATAGCCAAATGGTACAGCAAGTGAGTAAATTGACGATCCAATTAGAGTTTGAGTTTTGTTGGCATAATtcagaaacaaaaaatgaacttaaaagaaggaaatgaatgaGGCGGGAACTTTTGTAGcagaagaggaaaagaagaagaaaaaaaaactcagtaACGAAATATTGCAGCCCCAAAATCAAAAGTAGCATGCATGCCTAGTGTTAAACAGGTTGTCGTTCATGAGTTCTAACTTCTAAAGCTTGTAGAGTGAAACTTGcaaatttcaataaaagctAACATGCATGTTTAAGGTTCATTTTCTACCTGCACTGTTTGCATCTGCAACACAGAAATCTTGAAGAGGGCTGCTATCTGACGCCAATGCAGCAGTGAAAATCAAAGCTAGAACTACTGACAGGAGATTAATGCGTGAGGCCATTTGCAAATTGTACCAACAAGAATCTTTAAACTTATGGAAGGATAAGCTCTATAGGGAGATTAGACCAATTGAGATTTGAGTTGTGAAAGACTTATGAACACAGCTTGCTATATATAGGAAGAGGAATGCTTGTATTGCAGCACTGCTTGCAAACAGGCAACTAGGTGGTCTCACTTAATAAGATGTCTAATGATCCAAACATTATTTGGAGGCCGGCTGTCATATGTGCTTGGACAGGGAAGAATTATACCTTATCCACCTAACCTTTGACCACACAGGACCAAGTCTAAGTGGAAGGACGGTAGATATATGCCTCACTCAAAGAAATATTTGTTACCATAAGAGAATGTATATTAGAGTACTTCGAATCTAACCCATATGTTAATAACATTTTGATATGTTAAAGATCATGACTTGTTAACTGATATATATGTTCCATGACAGCTAGAACAGTTTCCCATTAAGGAGTTGTCAAGATCTtgataatcttattattcagtTTATCTAATCTTTACCAAGAGGTATTGGGCCTATGGAATCAAATAACCTTTTGAAGTATTGTCTTTCTAT
This genomic interval from Juglans regia cultivar Chandler chromosome 3, Walnut 2.0, whole genome shotgun sequence contains the following:
- the LOC109019369 gene encoding putative germin-like protein 2-1, whose amino-acid sequence is MASRINLLSVVLALIFTAALASDSSPLQDFCVADANSAVLVNGFVCKDPKTVQANDFSFSGLQMAGNTSNAVGSNVTAVTVAQLPGLNTLGISLVRIDYAPWGINPPHTHPRATEILTVLKGCLEVGFVTSNPENRLITKVLKKGDVYVFPIGLIHFQRNVGKEMAIAIAALSSQNPGVITIANAVFGSNPDTPSDILAKAFRVDKNVVKFIQSKF